Proteins encoded within one genomic window of Gloeobacter kilaueensis JS1:
- a CDS encoding mobile mystery protein A, with amino-acid sequence MQNLELARERLDARFGQMRPVERFARPTRGWVRAIREALGMSSPQLAKRLGVSQPRVVALEKGEVEGTLTLKSLQKAAEALDCTLIYALVPNQPLEATVRVRAERLATERMELVERTMRLEDQAIGVSESSRQKERLIEKIIQSETRRLWERR; translated from the coding sequence ATGCAGAACCTGGAGTTAGCGCGGGAGCGGCTAGATGCGCGATTTGGGCAGATGAGGCCGGTGGAGCGGTTTGCCCGACCGACGCGCGGGTGGGTGCGGGCGATCCGTGAAGCGCTTGGCATGTCCTCACCTCAATTGGCAAAACGCCTCGGTGTCTCCCAGCCGCGAGTGGTGGCTTTGGAGAAGGGGGAAGTGGAAGGCACCCTTACATTGAAGTCATTGCAGAAGGCGGCAGAGGCTCTTGATTGCACCCTGATTTATGCTCTGGTGCCTAACCAGCCGCTGGAGGCGACAGTGCGCGTTCGAGCGGAGCGGCTGGCCACAGAACGTATGGAGCTGGTCGAGCGAACAATGCGCCTGGAGGATCAGGCGATCGGCGTGTCCGAGAGCAGCCGCCAGAAGGAGCGCCTGATCGAAAAGATTATTCAAAGCGAGACGCGCCGGTTGTGGGAGCGGAGGTGA
- the topA gene encoding type I DNA topoisomerase, which translates to MRLLICESPGKIKTFKSILGSGWEVQASIGHVMELADDGADHLGFDLGSETVNCRYVPRGERAAATLKKLKAAVKGAEAVYLATDPDREGEAIAWHLARELRLKSPRRVSFTQITASAVQAALGTPRSLDLDLVSAQRARQCLDKLVGYKVSPLLWRATGGRSAGRVQSATLHFLCEREREIRQFQPVDYWSVWAEYAGGWRAYYWRGDQQEEGEGPGEGDDAVDRKAAKSFESTRVISEAEAERLVNLARQHPHSVVHKEQRTVSKSAPPPFITSSLQQAAGALLGYSPEFTMQVAQQLYEGVDLDGGRRGLITYMRTDSVELAPEFCVQARQYLETNDPANLSERATRHRSRATAQQAHEAIRPSSVSFTPRTIRSQLSEPQLRLYDLIWRRAIASQCAAVQIERTTVRTRSGPLQWQAKGMSVLFAGYSRYWNDLDAALLLPDLAVGQPLVLVEASYEKKRTQPPPRYSEPRLVQLMERRGVGRPSTYASTIKTLKERTYVEAQNKALVPTELGLATDALLARALPDLVDSHFTAQMEASLDAIAASKQSWEPYLIGWNNSYLLPAVAQAKALISAEFPASARPARPREKARFSCPECRQPLVKVPSKKVKRGYFLKCERCPDLVMFWNAAQKQWQRPKPRQS; encoded by the coding sequence ATGCGGCTCCTGATTTGCGAGAGCCCCGGCAAGATCAAGACCTTCAAGAGCATTCTCGGCTCCGGCTGGGAGGTGCAGGCGTCGATCGGCCATGTGATGGAACTGGCAGACGACGGAGCGGATCATCTCGGATTCGATCTGGGTAGCGAAACGGTGAACTGCCGCTATGTGCCCAGAGGCGAGCGGGCGGCGGCGACGCTCAAAAAGCTCAAAGCAGCCGTAAAGGGGGCCGAGGCAGTGTATCTGGCGACCGACCCCGACCGCGAAGGGGAGGCGATTGCCTGGCACCTGGCGCGGGAGTTGCGCCTCAAGTCGCCCCGGCGGGTGAGCTTTACGCAGATTACGGCCTCGGCGGTGCAGGCGGCCCTGGGCACTCCCCGCAGTCTCGATCTGGATCTGGTGAGCGCCCAGCGCGCCCGCCAGTGCCTCGACAAGCTCGTAGGCTACAAGGTCTCGCCGTTGCTCTGGAGAGCGACCGGCGGGCGCAGTGCCGGACGGGTGCAGAGTGCAACGCTCCATTTTCTCTGCGAGCGCGAGCGGGAGATCCGGCAATTTCAGCCGGTCGATTACTGGTCGGTGTGGGCAGAGTACGCGGGCGGCTGGCGGGCGTATTACTGGCGCGGCGACCAGCAAGAAGAAGGGGAAGGGCCGGGCGAGGGCGACGACGCCGTCGATCGCAAAGCAGCGAAGTCTTTTGAATCGACCAGGGTGATAAGTGAGGCGGAGGCAGAGCGGCTGGTGAACCTCGCCCGCCAACACCCCCACAGCGTCGTCCATAAAGAGCAGCGCACCGTCAGCAAATCGGCCCCGCCACCTTTTATCACCAGTTCGCTGCAGCAGGCTGCCGGTGCCCTGCTGGGCTACAGCCCCGAGTTCACGATGCAGGTGGCCCAGCAACTCTACGAGGGCGTGGATCTAGACGGTGGCCGCCGGGGGCTCATCACCTACATGCGCACCGACAGCGTCGAACTCGCTCCTGAATTTTGCGTTCAGGCCCGCCAGTACCTCGAAACCAACGACCCGGCCAACCTGAGCGAGCGGGCCACCCGCCACCGCTCCCGCGCCACCGCCCAGCAGGCCCACGAGGCGATCCGACCGTCGTCGGTCAGCTTCACCCCCCGCACGATCCGCTCACAGCTGAGCGAACCGCAGCTCAGGCTCTACGACCTCATCTGGCGGCGGGCGATCGCCTCGCAGTGCGCGGCAGTACAGATCGAGCGCACGACCGTCCGCACCCGCTCCGGTCCCCTCCAGTGGCAGGCAAAGGGGATGAGCGTTCTATTTGCCGGTTACAGCCGCTACTGGAACGACCTCGACGCCGCCCTGCTGCTGCCGGATCTCGCAGTGGGCCAGCCGCTGGTGCTGGTAGAGGCGTCCTACGAAAAAAAACGTACCCAGCCCCCGCCGCGCTACAGCGAACCCCGGCTGGTGCAGCTTATGGAGCGTCGGGGAGTGGGGCGGCCCTCCACCTACGCTTCGACGATCAAGACCCTCAAAGAACGCACCTACGTCGAGGCTCAAAATAAAGCCCTGGTGCCGACGGAGCTGGGGCTCGCCACCGACGCGCTTCTTGCCCGCGCCCTGCCGGACCTGGTCGATAGCCACTTTACCGCCCAGATGGAGGCGAGCCTCGATGCGATTGCAGCGAGCAAACAGTCCTGGGAGCCCTACCTCATCGGCTGGAACAATAGCTACCTGCTGCCGGCGGTGGCCCAGGCAAAGGCGCTGATTTCAGCTGAATTTCCAGCCTCTGCCCGCCCGGCCCGGCCACGGGAGAAAGCCCGCTTCTCGTGTCCTGAGTGTCGGCAGCCCCTTGTTAAGGTTCCTTCCAAAAAAGTCAAGCGGGGCTACTTTCTCAAGTGCGAGCGCTGCCCGGATCTGGTGATGTTCTGGAACGCTGCCCAAAAACAGTGGCAGCGGCCAAAGCCCAGGCAAAGTTAA
- a CDS encoding SulP family inorganic anion transporter: MNISYTWEKARADVIASLTVAAIAVPQSMAYALIAGVDPRFGLYSAIFVTAIASVLGSSSHLINGPTSAISLVVFSTLAFIEPDARPDAYEAMFLLGVMVGCIQILIAVFKLGDLTRYISESVILGFMTGAAILLGIGQIGNSLGLREKGTAHDQIFYRLWLTVTSGSPNFRAITITAITVILGLALRPLVRKYRWPQMDMLVVLIVAAVAAYLLGWTIPPADGGKTAIAVAGAIPASLPLPHIPEIKFGWVTQMSSGALAIAFLGLLEALAIAKAIAAQTGQTLDYNRQCLAEGAANLGGGFLQCLPGSGSLSRSAINYQSGALTRFSGVLAALVVAAALLVLAPLTKFIPKAALAGLLFLTAARLIDLKRLRYTFRASLFDAGLVLVTLFTALFIGIEYSILTGVALSILLFVPRAAKLKASELVVSNEGIVRDRWPSDPPCTSVILFDLEGEIFFGAAPDLDRYLDGLIAQAKAASIRYIVLRVKRVRNPDVVCVERLEHFLHSAQKQGITVLLAGVRPDLARPFSKLGFGDWFPADHLFFEAAEDDSDSATLKAVRLAYELLGDEANACGHCAALQDKETQKAALYYRV, from the coding sequence ATGAACATTAGCTACACCTGGGAAAAAGCGCGGGCCGACGTCATCGCGAGCCTGACGGTGGCAGCGATCGCCGTGCCCCAGAGCATGGCCTACGCGCTGATTGCCGGGGTCGATCCGCGCTTTGGCCTGTACTCGGCCATCTTTGTCACGGCGATTGCCTCGGTTCTGGGCTCCTCCTCGCATCTGATCAATGGGCCGACCAGCGCCATCTCCCTCGTCGTCTTCAGTACCCTCGCGTTTATCGAACCGGACGCCCGGCCCGACGCCTACGAGGCGATGTTTTTACTGGGGGTGATGGTCGGCTGCATCCAGATTCTGATCGCAGTCTTCAAGCTGGGGGATCTGACGCGCTACATCTCGGAGTCGGTGATTCTGGGCTTTATGACCGGCGCTGCCATCTTGCTGGGCATCGGTCAGATCGGCAATTCCCTCGGACTGCGGGAGAAAGGAACAGCCCACGATCAAATTTTCTATCGGCTCTGGCTCACGGTCACCTCCGGCAGCCCCAACTTTCGTGCCATCACGATTACTGCCATCACGGTCATCCTTGGCCTCGCCCTGCGGCCTCTAGTGCGCAAGTACCGCTGGCCCCAGATGGACATGCTCGTGGTCCTCATCGTTGCGGCGGTGGCGGCGTACCTGTTGGGCTGGACGATACCCCCGGCTGATGGGGGCAAGACGGCGATTGCGGTGGCCGGTGCGATCCCGGCCAGCTTGCCATTGCCCCACATTCCAGAAATCAAGTTTGGCTGGGTGACCCAGATGTCGAGCGGGGCGCTCGCGATCGCTTTTCTAGGTCTACTGGAGGCGCTGGCGATTGCGAAAGCGATCGCTGCCCAGACCGGCCAGACCCTCGACTACAACCGCCAGTGCCTGGCGGAGGGCGCTGCCAACCTGGGGGGCGGCTTTTTGCAGTGCCTGCCGGGATCCGGCTCGCTGTCGCGCTCGGCCATCAACTACCAGTCCGGAGCCCTGACCCGCTTTTCGGGGGTGCTCGCGGCCCTGGTCGTCGCTGCTGCCCTGCTGGTTCTGGCACCACTCACCAAGTTCATCCCCAAGGCTGCCCTGGCAGGTTTGTTGTTTCTCACCGCCGCCCGGCTCATCGACCTCAAGCGGTTGCGCTACACCTTCCGCGCCTCGCTCTTCGACGCAGGGTTGGTGCTGGTGACACTCTTTACGGCTCTGTTCATCGGTATCGAGTACTCGATCTTGACCGGCGTCGCCCTCTCGATCTTGCTCTTCGTGCCGCGAGCAGCAAAACTCAAAGCTTCCGAACTGGTGGTGAGCAACGAGGGCATCGTGCGCGACCGCTGGCCCTCCGATCCACCCTGCACCTCGGTGATCCTCTTTGATCTCGAAGGAGAGATCTTCTTTGGGGCAGCACCGGATCTGGACCGCTACCTCGACGGCCTCATCGCCCAGGCAAAAGCAGCGTCGATCCGCTACATCGTCCTGCGGGTCAAGCGCGTGCGCAACCCGGACGTGGTCTGTGTCGAGCGACTGGAGCACTTCTTGCACAGCGCCCAGAAGCAGGGCATCACCGTCCTGCTCGCCGGAGTGCGCCCGGATCTGGCCCGCCCTTTCAGCAAGTTGGGCTTTGGCGACTGGTTCCCGGCGGACCATCTGTTTTTTGAGGCGGCGGAGGACGACAGCGATTCTGCCACCCTCAAAGCCGTCCGCCTCGCCTACGAGCTTCTTGGCGACGAGGCCAACGCCTGCGGGCACTGCGCTGCCCTCCAGGACAAGGAGACCCAGAAGGCAGCGCTCTACTATCGAGTCTGA
- the leuS gene encoding leucine--tRNA ligase — MEMRYNPGAIEPKWQKHWEAMPPLAMDGRPKFYALSMFPYPSGALHMGHVRNYSITDVISRYKRMRGFNVLHPIGWDAFGLPAENAAIKRGVHPAEWTYQNIAHMKSQLHRLGFAYAWEREVATCSPDYYRWTQKLFLEFFAAGLAYRKDGIVNWDPVDQTVLANEQVDAEGRSWRSGALVEKRPLEQWYLRITDYAEELLADLARLDEWPERVRVMQENWIGKSVGAELIFPIVGESAHVHVFTTRPDTVYGVTYIVLAPEHPLVEQIATAEQLAAVGEFVAKVQSESEIERTSEERPKQGVWTGASAINSFTGEAIPIWIADYVLYEYGTGAVMGVPGHDERDFVFAHRYGLPVRLVVQNPQKTLSEPLSAAYVDAGSLVNSGPFDGLDSPAAKIKIVAYAESQGWGKGRVQYRLRDWLISRQRYWGCPIPVVYCPDCGIVPVPEADLPVRLPEDVEFLGRGPSPLARLESWLHVPCPSCGAPARRETDTMDTFIDSSWYFLRFADARDSEQPFSKAAADYWLPVDQYVGGIEHAILHLLYSRFFTKVLRDRGMLSFDEPFKRLLTQGMVQALSYQNPTTGEYIPVADVANPANPVDPRTGEALKVGFATMSKSKGNGVAPESVVEQFGADTARMFVLFKAPPEKELEWSDADVEGQFRFLNRVWRLVYEFVSGEKTAKEASAEQERSLRREIHRAIQAVSEDIEQYKFNTAIAALMKLSNALGDYPASGSPVYKEGVYALVKLLAPFAPHISAELWQNLGDGDVHAADWPSLDESALAEDTITLVIQVNGKKRDDILVPADATAEQLEAYARTSEAVQRHIDGKQIKKVIVVPKRLINLVVG, encoded by the coding sequence ATGGAGATGCGCTACAACCCCGGCGCTATCGAACCCAAATGGCAGAAGCACTGGGAGGCGATGCCGCCGCTTGCGATGGACGGCAGGCCCAAGTTTTATGCGCTCTCGATGTTTCCCTATCCGAGTGGGGCGCTGCACATGGGTCATGTGCGCAACTACTCGATCACCGATGTGATCAGCCGCTACAAGCGGATGCGCGGCTTCAACGTCCTCCATCCGATCGGCTGGGACGCCTTCGGGCTACCGGCTGAGAACGCGGCGATCAAGCGCGGCGTGCATCCTGCCGAGTGGACCTACCAGAACATTGCCCACATGAAAAGCCAGCTGCACCGCCTGGGCTTTGCCTACGCCTGGGAGCGGGAGGTGGCGACCTGTTCGCCCGACTATTACCGCTGGACGCAGAAGCTGTTTTTAGAATTTTTTGCAGCCGGGCTCGCCTACCGCAAAGATGGCATCGTCAACTGGGATCCCGTGGACCAGACGGTGCTCGCCAACGAGCAGGTCGATGCGGAGGGGCGCTCCTGGCGCTCGGGGGCACTGGTCGAAAAGCGGCCCTTAGAACAGTGGTACCTGCGCATTACCGACTACGCCGAAGAACTGCTGGCGGATCTGGCCCGGCTGGACGAATGGCCGGAGCGGGTGCGGGTAATGCAGGAAAACTGGATCGGCAAATCTGTAGGGGCAGAGCTGATCTTCCCGATCGTCGGTGAGAGCGCCCACGTTCATGTCTTTACGACCAGGCCGGATACGGTCTACGGTGTCACCTACATCGTGCTCGCCCCCGAACATCCTCTTGTCGAGCAGATTGCCACAGCCGAACAACTGGCCGCCGTGGGCGAGTTCGTCGCCAAAGTGCAAAGCGAAAGCGAGATCGAGCGCACCAGCGAGGAGCGGCCCAAGCAGGGCGTCTGGACCGGCGCTTCGGCGATCAATTCTTTTACGGGCGAAGCAATCCCGATCTGGATCGCCGACTACGTGCTCTACGAGTACGGCACCGGCGCGGTAATGGGTGTGCCGGGCCACGACGAGCGCGACTTCGTTTTCGCCCACCGCTACGGGCTGCCGGTGCGCCTGGTCGTCCAGAACCCGCAAAAGACGCTTAGTGAGCCCTTGAGTGCCGCCTACGTCGATGCGGGCAGCCTGGTCAATTCCGGTCCCTTCGACGGGCTCGATTCGCCCGCCGCCAAGATAAAGATCGTCGCCTACGCCGAGAGCCAGGGCTGGGGCAAAGGCCGCGTCCAGTACCGCCTGCGCGACTGGCTCATCTCCCGCCAGCGCTACTGGGGCTGCCCGATTCCGGTGGTCTACTGTCCCGACTGTGGCATCGTGCCGGTGCCGGAGGCGGACCTGCCGGTGCGGTTGCCGGAGGACGTCGAATTTTTGGGCCGTGGTCCTTCGCCCCTCGCCCGCCTCGAAAGCTGGCTCCACGTTCCCTGCCCGAGCTGCGGCGCACCGGCCCGGCGCGAGACCGACACGATGGACACCTTCATCGACTCGTCCTGGTACTTCTTGCGCTTTGCCGACGCCCGCGACAGCGAACAACCCTTCTCAAAGGCCGCCGCCGACTACTGGCTGCCGGTGGACCAGTACGTGGGCGGCATCGAGCACGCCATCCTGCACCTCTTGTACTCGCGCTTTTTTACAAAGGTGCTGCGGGACCGGGGAATGCTCAGCTTCGATGAGCCCTTCAAGCGCCTGCTCACCCAGGGCATGGTCCAGGCGCTCTCCTACCAGAATCCGACCACCGGCGAATATATTCCGGTGGCCGATGTGGCAAACCCGGCCAACCCCGTCGATCCGCGCACCGGTGAAGCGCTCAAAGTGGGCTTTGCCACCATGTCCAAGTCCAAGGGCAACGGTGTCGCCCCCGAGAGCGTCGTGGAGCAATTTGGCGCAGACACCGCCCGCATGTTCGTCCTCTTCAAAGCGCCGCCCGAAAAAGAACTGGAGTGGTCCGACGCCGACGTAGAAGGGCAGTTCCGTTTCTTGAACCGGGTCTGGCGGCTGGTCTACGAATTTGTCTCTGGCGAAAAAACTGCCAAAGAAGCGAGCGCCGAGCAGGAGCGCAGCCTGCGCCGCGAGATCCACCGGGCGATCCAGGCGGTGAGCGAGGACATCGAACAGTACAAATTCAACACCGCCATCGCCGCCTTGATGAAGCTCAGCAACGCCCTGGGCGACTATCCTGCCAGCGGTTCCCCCGTCTACAAAGAAGGCGTCTACGCCCTCGTCAAATTGCTCGCTCCCTTCGCCCCCCACATCAGCGCCGAATTGTGGCAGAACCTGGGCGACGGGGATGTCCACGCCGCTGACTGGCCCAGCCTCGACGAATCAGCCCTCGCCGAGGACACGATCACCCTCGTCATCCAGGTCAACGGCAAAAAGCGCGACGACATCCTCGTCCCCGCCGACGCGACTGCCGAGCAACTCGAAGCCTATGCCCGTACCAGCGAGGCTGTCCAGCGGCACATCGACGGCAAGCAGATCAAAAAGGTGATCGTCGTGCCCAAGCGGCTGATCAACCTCGTGGTGGGTTAG
- a CDS encoding mobile mystery protein B, whose product MNDLFGADDASTPLTPEEQRDLLPSYIATRAELNEAEQQNILAAQSWAYGLRRPDPFDEKWLKRLHRRMFEQVWSWAGRYRTTPRNIGVDPWQIAPQMRIFLDDARFWVKHATYSPDELAIRFHHRLVYIHPFANGNGRHARLAADVLIVQLGGERFDWGQATLVDAGEARSRYIQALQEADRGRIEALVRFARSGAGET is encoded by the coding sequence GTGAACGATCTATTCGGAGCTGACGATGCTTCCACGCCCCTGACACCAGAAGAACAGCGAGACTTGCTACCCAGCTACATCGCTACCCGCGCTGAACTCAACGAGGCAGAACAGCAAAACATCCTGGCCGCCCAAAGCTGGGCATACGGGCTGCGCCGCCCCGACCCTTTCGATGAGAAGTGGCTCAAGCGACTGCACCGTCGGATGTTCGAGCAAGTCTGGTCCTGGGCGGGCCGCTATCGCACTACCCCCCGCAATATAGGTGTGGACCCCTGGCAGATTGCGCCTCAAATGCGCATCTTTCTCGACGATGCTCGCTTTTGGGTAAAGCACGCCACCTATTCCCCGGACGAACTGGCTATCCGCTTTCACCACCGCCTGGTGTACATCCACCCTTTCGCCAACGGTAACGGACGCCACGCTCGCCTGGCTGCAGATGTGCTGATCGTGCAGTTAGGCGGGGAGCGCTTCGACTGGGGGCAGGCCACACTGGTAGACGCAGGCGAGGCGCGTAGTCGCTACATCCAGGCTTTGCAGGAAGCCGATCGGGGCCGCATCGAAGCCCTGGTGCGCTTTGCGCGTTCCGGTGCTGGCGAAACCTAA
- a CDS encoding sulfate ABC transporter substrate-binding protein: protein MTVKKISWTNAIALAAVVLAITAVVVKNVEGNTGRQLLNVSYDPTRELYRDIDQQFVAKYEKETHRQIKIKQSHGGSSRQSRAVIDGSAPADVVTLGLYSDVDALRKQGLIAEGWSKRLPNNSQPYASTIVFVVRRGNPEKIHDWPDLLRPGVEIITPDPKSSGNGKLSALAAWGSVIKRGGTQEQARAFLKAFYEHTTVLDTGARASATTFAVEKVGDVHLTWENEAIREVAESKGDLEIVYPPVSILAQPYVAWVDANTTRHRSEADARAYLQFLFSDEGQETIARSGYRPINPQIARKYSTQFPKIELFPITLIARDWDDARQKFFAENGIIDLVYKPKPQ from the coding sequence ATGACTGTCAAAAAAATTTCCTGGACCAATGCGATAGCGCTTGCGGCGGTTGTTCTGGCGATTACGGCGGTCGTAGTCAAAAACGTCGAAGGCAACACCGGCAGGCAACTGCTGAACGTCTCCTACGATCCGACCCGCGAACTCTACCGCGACATCGATCAGCAATTCGTCGCAAAGTACGAAAAAGAAACCCACCGGCAAATCAAGATCAAACAGTCCCACGGCGGTTCCTCCCGCCAGAGTCGGGCGGTCATAGACGGCAGTGCTCCCGCCGATGTCGTCACCCTGGGTCTGTACTCGGACGTGGACGCGCTGCGCAAGCAGGGTCTCATCGCCGAAGGCTGGTCGAAGCGCCTGCCCAACAATTCCCAGCCCTACGCCTCGACGATCGTCTTTGTCGTGCGCAGGGGCAACCCCGAAAAGATTCACGACTGGCCCGATCTGCTTCGTCCCGGCGTCGAGATCATTACTCCGGATCCAAAAAGTTCCGGCAACGGCAAGCTCAGCGCCCTCGCCGCCTGGGGCTCAGTCATCAAGCGCGGCGGCACCCAGGAGCAGGCCCGCGCTTTTCTCAAGGCGTTCTACGAACATACGACCGTGCTGGATACCGGTGCCCGCGCCTCCGCGACAACCTTCGCCGTCGAGAAAGTGGGCGATGTGCATCTGACCTGGGAGAACGAGGCGATCCGGGAGGTGGCTGAATCGAAGGGCGACCTCGAAATCGTCTATCCGCCGGTGAGCATCCTCGCCCAGCCCTACGTCGCCTGGGTGGATGCGAACACTACTCGCCACAGGAGCGAAGCGGATGCGCGGGCTTACCTGCAATTTCTTTTTAGCGACGAGGGGCAGGAAACGATCGCCAGATCCGGCTACCGGCCCATCAACCCCCAGATCGCCAGAAAATACAGCACCCAGTTTCCAAAGATCGAACTTTTTCCGATCACCTTGATTGCCAGAGACTGGGACGACGCAAGACAAAAGTTCTTTGCCGAAAACGGGATCATCGACCTGGTCTACAAGCCAAAGCCGCAGTGA
- a CDS encoding DUF1338 domain-containing protein, with amino-acid sequence MNGTFARALWERLWKRYQQRVSYARVYQEMIEQAGGTVANDHIAFRSLRLSSGGQDFGIGYLERFIEPLGYVAAGEYVFSGQHLCARHYQHPEQEALELPKLFVSELLVDDLSEPAALAIRAAVEGATLVQTARTLEEYEAVFSRPWQPPRRSAIEVVNSASQYGAWVLLHGYAVNHFTGYVNRQNTERYFDIESTAQGLAERGVPMKSVIEGDWGSGLRQTATRAVSEPVTVLDDGGRPVEIPWTYAYYEIAERGTIEVAPGRRERFDGFLGPQAKNLFEMTRKESSSRPVHP; translated from the coding sequence ATGAACGGCACTTTTGCCCGCGCTCTCTGGGAACGGCTCTGGAAGCGCTATCAGCAGCGCGTGAGCTACGCCCGCGTCTACCAGGAGATGATCGAACAGGCGGGCGGCACGGTTGCAAACGACCACATCGCCTTTCGCTCGTTGCGCCTGAGTAGCGGCGGACAGGACTTTGGGATCGGTTATCTTGAGCGCTTCATCGAGCCGCTCGGCTACGTTGCTGCTGGGGAGTACGTCTTTAGCGGCCAGCACCTCTGCGCTCGCCACTACCAGCACCCCGAACAGGAGGCGCTGGAGCTGCCGAAACTTTTTGTCAGTGAACTGCTCGTAGACGATCTGAGCGAACCGGCGGCCCTCGCCATTCGCGCTGCTGTCGAGGGGGCGACGCTGGTCCAGACTGCCCGCACCCTCGAAGAGTACGAAGCTGTCTTCTCCCGCCCCTGGCAGCCGCCCAGGCGCTCGGCAATCGAGGTGGTCAACTCAGCCAGCCAGTACGGTGCCTGGGTGCTGCTACACGGCTACGCTGTCAATCACTTCACCGGCTACGTCAACCGCCAGAACACCGAACGCTACTTCGACATCGAGAGTACGGCTCAGGGGCTGGCCGAGCGCGGCGTACCGATGAAATCGGTGATCGAAGGCGATTGGGGCAGTGGTCTCAGGCAAACGGCGACCAGAGCGGTGAGCGAACCGGTAACGGTACTCGACGATGGAGGTAGACCGGTCGAAATCCCCTGGACCTACGCTTACTACGAGATTGCCGAGCGGGGCACGATCGAGGTGGCCCCCGGTCGCCGGGAACGCTTCGATGGTTTCCTCGGCCCCCAGGCCAAAAATCTCTTCGAGATGACTCGCAAAGAGTCGTCCTCCCGTCCAGTCCATCCGTGA
- a CDS encoding SDR family NAD(P)-dependent oxidoreductase: MNNPAIRPLAVVTGASSGIGFELAKQFAQHDFDLLVTAKGSDIDQAAQAFRGLGAAVQTVQANLADYDGVEALYKAIKAAGRPVEAIAINAGVGVGGEFARETDLKDELNLINLNVVSTVHLAKRIVKDMLERHQGRILFTSSIAALMPGPYEAVYSASKAFIQSFAKALRNELKDTGVSVTALLPGATETNFFHRAEMDDTKVGSDKKDDPADVAQEGFEALMAGKEEVIAGSLKTKLQANLTKVLPDSVNAEQHRQMSEPGSQAKK; the protein is encoded by the coding sequence ATGAACAATCCCGCAATTCGGCCCCTGGCCGTTGTCACCGGTGCCTCCAGCGGCATCGGATTTGAACTGGCAAAACAGTTTGCCCAGCACGATTTTGATCTACTGGTTACAGCAAAAGGTTCAGATATTGACCAGGCCGCCCAAGCTTTTCGAGGACTGGGAGCCGCAGTGCAGACAGTACAGGCCAACCTGGCAGACTACGATGGCGTCGAGGCGCTTTATAAAGCGATCAAAGCAGCAGGCAGGCCCGTAGAAGCCATTGCGATCAACGCCGGTGTGGGTGTGGGAGGTGAATTTGCCCGTGAAACCGATCTAAAAGACGAATTGAATCTAATCAACCTGAACGTTGTCTCTACGGTCCATCTTGCCAAGCGGATAGTAAAGGACATGCTCGAACGCCATCAGGGCCGGATTCTTTTTACCTCATCGATTGCCGCTTTAATGCCCGGACCCTACGAAGCAGTCTATTCTGCCTCCAAGGCGTTTATCCAATCGTTCGCCAAGGCATTGCGCAACGAGCTAAAAGATACCGGTGTCAGTGTCACCGCCCTGCTGCCGGGAGCAACCGAAACCAACTTCTTTCACCGCGCCGAGATGGACGATACGAAAGTTGGTTCAGACAAAAAAGACGATCCAGCCGACGTAGCGCAGGAGGGATTTGAGGCACTGATGGCAGGCAAAGAAGAAGTGATCGCAGGCTCGCTCAAGACCAAGCTTCAGGCCAACCTGACCAAGGTTCTTCCTGATTCTGTGAATGCCGAGCAGCATCGCCAGATGTCCGAGCCGGGATCCCAGGCAAAGAAATAG